Genomic window (Oscillospiraceae bacterium):
AGCTTAACAAATTGCATAGATTTAGGGCGATGACCACTGAGGTCACCGCCCTAAACTTATCGTCGCTATACTATTTCCGATTATTTATCAGAGATTTTTCTGATAATAAGCGCTCCATCATCTTCTAAATACGGCGCGGAAATCTCATAATCCTCAGATATAAACGAATTATAAAAATTCCAGAAAAACAGATCTATCGTTCCGCTTGAAAGAGCGAGGAATCTGGATTCAGGATCAATATTAACGAATTCAACATTCTTTCCGAGGAGCTTCGAGATTTCACCAATGAGTGCTACGTTGAATCCACCGGGCTTGCCGTCCGCAGTTGCATAGTCCATAGGAGCAAGAACGCCGCTGATACCAACCTTAATGGTTTCCGCACCGGGAATAGTTTCAATCGTTGCAGGCTGAGGATCCGATTTCATAGCTTCATCGGAGAGCCAAGTCTCTTTGAGATTATCAATCACACCGTTTTCTTTCAGCGTTGCGATTGCCTGATCGATCTCTGCCTTCAAACCGCTACCGTTGCTAAATACCATCGAGGCTGCCATAGGACCGCCAACGATATAATCAAGATCATCGTTGCGCGAACAAATATACTTAGCGTTGTAAACGTGCGTTACACCTGCATCTGCCTGACCGTTTTGAATTAAAAGAGCCATTTCCGCAGGTGTGGGAACGATAACCGCTCCCTCTAATTTAATATCGAGAGCATTGTTCATCATAGTTGCAAATTCATTTTCC
Coding sequences:
- a CDS encoding transporter substrate-binding domain-containing protein, encoding MKKLSIVLSMLLVLSLLLSACGKNNNDPITEWTDLEGKKLAGFGFAISENEFATMMNNALDIKLEGAVIVPTPAEMALLIQNGQADAGVTHVYNAKYICSRNDDLDYIVGGPMAASMVFSNGSGLKAEIDQAIATLKENGVIDNLKETWLSDEAMKSDPQPATIETIPGAETIKVGISGVLAPMDYATADGKPGGFNVALIGEISKLLGKNVEFVNIDPESRFLALSSGTIDLFFWNFYNSFISEDYEISAPYLEDDGALIIRKISDK